TTCAACGGCGGCGTCCGCAGACCCCCTGCCCGGATTATTGAACATCTACATACTAACCGTAACGAATGTATTGCTGTAGCCGAGTTGAACGGTATCATCGTAGGTTTTGGCTGCGCCCAAAGCCTGTATTCTTTTTGCTATGAAGAGCCTTATGGAGAAATTACAGAACTCTATGTGCAAGATACCGCCCGGAGAAAGGGAGCTGCCAGAGCCATTATCACTTGTCTGGAAGACGAGCTTAGAGTGCGTGGAGTGAAACGGGTTAAGGTATTGACGGGCAGAAGGAACGCTGCGGCCATTCGGACCTACGAAGATTGCGGCTATGTCAAAGACGATGAACAGATGTTAGAGAAAGAGCTGGCGGATGAAGCCCGCCCAAGCACACCCTAGAAAAAACAAACCTCATTTCTGCAGTTCCCACCTTGCCCGAAACGCTCCCCCTGATGATAATTAGCTTATCACGACAGAGGGGGCTTTAATGAATGGTCAACAGAAAAATGAAGCAAACCGCTACCGTCGCGTTCGCCGCGCTAATGGCAGTTAGCCTTGCCGCATGCGGGAACTCGGACAACAACGCCAATACCAAGGCTAAGGACACCGCCGCACCGAACGCCGCCACAGGCAGCGGCAATGCCGCAGCTACAGACGCACCGAAGGACAAAGAGGTAACGCTTACTTTCCAGAACATCTACCCCGATCCCGCAACGCCCAACTACAAAATGATCCGTGAGCTTACGGACGCCTACATGAAAGAGCATCCCAATGTGAAAATTGAACTGGACACCCTGAATACGGACCAGCAGAAGGTGAAGCTGAAGACACAGGCTGCCTCCAAAGAAGTGCCGGACATCACCATCGTGAACCCGGCAGCGCAAATGAAACCGTTTGTGGATGCCGGATTATTCGCTCCGCTGAACGACATGCTTGAACAGAATGGCCTGAAGGACACGTACCAGAAGGGCCTCCTCGATTACTACAGCTTCGACAATAATGTGTATGCCATCCCCGACGGCAACAACATTGAAGTCGTCTACTACAATAAAGACCTGTTCGCCCAAGCCGGCATCGCGGCCCCTCCAACTACCTTCGAGGAGATGCTGAAGGATGTGAAGATCCTGAAGGATAAGGGCATCACACCACTGGCTATAGGCGAAAAGGATTCCTGGACCGGCTCGTTCCTGTTCATGAACATTCTGCTGCGCACCAACGGCGGCCCCGGCTTCCTGCAGGATGTGCTCGATGGCAAAAAGACCTTTGAAGATCCTGCATTTGTCGAAGCGGTTGATGCCTTCCAGGCTCTGGTTCAAGCGGGCGCTTTCCCTGACGGTGCCACCTCTATTGATGCCAATGCGGGCGGAAATATTTTCAAAACAGGCAAAGCTGCTATGTGGTCGATCGGTTCCTGGGAGACTGGCGCGATTGATGCTTCCCCGGTTGCCGGTAAAGTAGGGGCCTTCCAGTTCCCGACAGTGAACGGCAAAGGCGATCCCAACGAATTCATGCTCGCCCCCGGCAGCGCCTTCGCTATATCTGCGAACAGTGAGCATCTGCAGGAAACCAAGGACTTCCTCAACTTCTTCGGCACCCAGTATCCCAAGAAGCAATTTGAGCTGAAGAACGCTGTAGGGATCGGCCAAAAGGTAGACGGCGACCTCAAGGCAGCCGGGTACTCGGATCTGGCCGTGAACATTGCCGGACTGTTCAACCAAGTGAAGGGCGGCGACCTGGCATTCGATAACACCATGAACCCTGCAACTGCACAGGTCCACCTCAGCAGCATCCAGAACCTGTTCGTCCAGAAGATGGATTCCAAGGCGGTAGCCAAAGAGCATCAGGCTGCGTTCGAAGCCAACAAATAAGCCGCTTAGTTTCAAATGTTCACGTAACTTAAGCCATATCGATACTGCAAATGGAAAGCTGTTCTACTCGATGCGAAGCAAGCCGATCAGGCTACTTCGCATCGGGTTTATCATGCACTTCAATATGTTAATTGCATTAATCATTAACGGTATAAATTATTAGACAAAGAAGAATCTGCTTGATTAGGAGGCGGGAAAGATGAAAGTCCTTAAGGTGCCGGCATACACAATCGCCGTTTTCATAGTGCCGTGTCTGCTGCTCTATGTGTGCCTGGTATTCGTTCCCATACTGGTCTCATTGTACACCGGCCTATTGAAGTGGGACGGTCTAACGACCTCTCAGTTCGTCGGCTTCGGCAACTTCAAGAATATGTTCTGGCATGACCCGGTGTTCTGGCCCTCTGTGCGGAGAACGCTGCTGTATGCTGTGGCTTCCATGCTGGAGATCCCGCTCTGTCTGGGGATGGCGATCCTGCTTAACCGCTATCTGCGCAGAGCCAACACGCTGGTGTCGATCTACTTCACGCCGGTGATCTTATCGGTCGTTATTATTGGACAACTCTGGAAGACCATCTATAATCCTACTTCGATGGGGGGCATGCTGAACGGTGTGCTGGTGTCACTGGGGCTGGAGAGCTGGACGCATAACTGGCTGACAGAGCCTAATATCGCTATGTACTCGCTGTATCTGGTCTCCCTGTGGCAATATTTCGGCTACCATCTGCTGATCCAGTACACCGGGGTGCAGAACATTCCCGACGAGCTGTACGAAGCGGCCCGGATTGACGGAGCGGACGGCTTCAAGGCGGATCGTTATATTACGCTTCCGCTGATCATTCCGATTTTCAAAATCTCGATAATCCTGGCGTTTATCGGGTCCCTGCAAGCCTTCGACCTGGTGATGGTCATGACTGGCGGCGGTCCGGCGCATGCAACGGATGTAATCTCCACCCATATGTATAACAGCTCCTTCTTATCCTTCAAGTATGGCTACGGCAGCGCGATTGCGACGTTCCTCGTGGTGGTCTGTCTGATTTTTACAGGCATTATTAATATGATCTTCAACCGGCTTGAGCGAAAATTCGAATAGGGAAGGAGTGCGCGGACCATGCGTATGCTTAAAAAAGGAATCGTGTATCTTCTTTTTGCCATTCCTGTCATTACCCAGCTCTACCCGCTGCTGTGGCTGCTGTTATACTCCTTGAAGACGAATGAGGAGATTCTGGACGGGAGCTTCTTTTCTTTGCCCCATAAATTGCAGTGGCATAACTACTATGAGGCTTACACCTCGGGCAGCTATCTGAAGTACCTGTCGAACAGCGTGTTCGTTACTGGCCTTACGATGATTTGTGTCATTCTGCTGGCTTCGATGGCAGCCTATGCAATCTCCCGGTTCCGGTGGAAGTACGGCAATGTCGTGATGACCATTTTCCTGATGGGGATGATGATTCCGATGCAGGCCACGCTGCTGCCGCTGATGATTATTTTCAAAAATATGCATATCCTCAACACGCACTGGTCGCTGATTCTGCCGTATATCGCGTTCTCAACTCCTATCGCCGTGTTCATATTGAGCGGCTTCATGAGAGCTATTCCACATGAGATCGAAGAATCGGCGTTCATCGACGGGGCGAGTGTGTACCGGATCTTCCGCAGCATCATCCTGCCGGTGTCCATTCCGCCTGTCATGACCGTATGTATCCTAACCTTCATCAACATCTGGAACGAGTACATCCTGGCCGCCACGTTCATCTCGTCTGAGAAGCTCAAAACCCTTCCATTCGGGGTCTACACCTTCGTGAGCCAGTATTCGGTCAACTATGGCAATATCGGGGCCTTCCTGGTGATGGGCGCGCTGCCGGTGATTCTGATCTACTTCTTCCTGTCGAATCAGATTACTAAAGGGATGGTGGCAGGAGCGGTTAAGGGATAAGGCATGGCATACCGAATTACCCCATTGCATAAAAATGGTAAAGTTTTATAATAAGAAACGGCAGAACCGGGTGCGTAAAGGGGAGAGTCTTATGAAGCTCGGCTTTCATTCCATTCATCATCGGTTGTTCTTGCTGTTTCTTTTTTGCATGTCCAGTATTCTGCTTATTGTCAGCCTGCTGTACTATAACCGGACTACAGACCAATTGCATGAGAAGATCGGTGATTTGTCGCAAAAAAACGTTGCCCAGAGCGCAGGCTTATTCACGCTTCTCTATAAAGGGTATGACGCTTTGTCCAAATCGCTCAGCAATAACTTCGAGATGATCCGCTTGATTAATGAGAAGACGGACGGGCCGGCGGTGGCCTATATCAATGAGCAGACGGTGACGAACATCATCGGTTCGATTTTTTATTCGCGGGACGATCTGGTGGGTATCCATGTGATCACGGACCGCGGGAAGATCTATAACTATGGCAACTATATGAATGTGGTCGATCCGGATTACAGGCAGGAGGACTGGTACCGGCAATTGCAGGCTTCCTCGGGGAAAATGGTCTGGCTCGGAGTGTATCCGCACTCCCTGATCGACCAGGTGGAGGATAGCCCGGTCTTCGCCTTCGGGCGGCAGCTCTATGACCTGAATGAGCATAAGCCGATCGGCATCGTGCTGTATGAGACGGACCCGCAGCCGGTGCTGGATGCGCTGGAGAATCTGAAGCTGGGTACGCACAGCCAGGTCTACCTGATGTCCCCGGATGGACGGTTTGTCACCTCGGCCACCGATCCGCAGCCGGACGCTGCCCGTCTGCCTAAGCTCCCCGCTTCGGAGCAGGTGATGGTTCAGCAGGAGCGCGGGCAACTGGTTGTGGCGTCCAAGCTGTCTTTCTCGGGCTGGTGGGTGATGAGTATTACTCCGGACAAGGATTTGAACGTGGAGCTGGTGGAGCTGAAGCGTTATCTCTTGATCGTGATCTCGGCATTGATCCTGGTCTCTACGCTGATTGCGTCGATTGTATCGCAGACCATTTCTTCACCGCTGAAGAAGCTGATCCGCGAGATGCGGCAGGTGGAGGTGGGGAATTTCGGCGGCATGGTCAAGGTCTCTTCCTATCAGGAGATTAACATTCTGGTAGCTTCCTTCAACCGGATGGTCCGGCGGATCGAGGAGCTGATAGAGCGGGTCAAGCTGTCCACGGTCAGCGAAAAGAATGCGGAGCTGCATGCTCTGCAGTCCCAGGTGAACCCGCATTTTCTCTACAATACGCTGGATATGATCTACTGGATGCTGGATGAGGAGGGCAATGAACAGCTTGGGGAGCTGGTGCTCTCTCTGTCTTCGATGTTCCGTTACAGCAGCCAGTGGGAAGACGGGGCTGATGTAAGCCTAAGCGAGGAGCTGGAGCAGATCGGGCATTACCTGAAGATTATCTCGATCCGGCTGGAGGGCCGCCTCGTGATCGTGACCGATATCGATGAATGCTGGCTGAACATCAGGGTCCCGAAGATGACTGTGCAGCCGGTCATTGAGAATGCGGTCAAGCACGGATTGGAGCCGCTGGCGCGTCAGGGGATTCTCAAGGTCTACACCCGGCAGGAGGGCGATCATCTTGAGCTAATTGTAGAGGATAACGGGGATGGAATGAACGGGGAGCAGCTGGCAAGGCTACAGGAGTCGCTGAATGTGGATAGTCCAGATAGTGCGGGCGCCAGTGGCAGAGAAGGCGGCAAAAGCGGGATCGGACTCCAGAATCTGCACCGCCGCCTGCGGTTCATGTTCGGAGAGGGCTACGGTCTGCAGATTCAGAGCTTCCCCGGTGAGGGGACGCAGGTGGCTATCGTGCTGCCTATTCCAGTGGAGGGAGAGCTGCTGAAGTGAATATTCTTATCGCCGATGATGAACGGGCCATTCGTGAAGGCATCAAGCGTACGATCAAGCAGATTAGTGCAGATCATCAGGTATTCGTGGCCGGGCGGGCGGAGGAAGCGGTGAAGATTCTGGAGGAGCAGCATATCCATATCGTGCTGACCGATATTCTGATGCCGGGCATGAACGGGCTGGAATTCATGAAAATCTCAAAGCGCCGGTATCCGTACGTGAAATGGATTGTCATCTCTGCCCACAGCGAGTTCTCCTACGCCCAGGAAGCAGTCCGGCTGGGCGCGCGCGACTATCTGCTGAAGCCGATCGGCAAGCATAAGCTGACCGGACTGATCGACAGCCTGACGACCGAAATCCAGCAGGATAACCAAATCTCGCGGCAAGGCGAGCGGCTGAAGGCCAGTCTGCGGTTCCTGCGCGAGGGGGTGTTTCAGCGGCTGGCCTCGGGGCTTGATATCGGGAATCTGGACATTGACACGTTCATTGAAGATTATCATTCCTTCTATCTGGTCATGATTCAACTGGAGCCGGGGGATCAGAGCGCCCGTCTGGAGCATTTCATTGTGGAGAATGTTCTCTCTGAGCTGATCGAGCGGTATGGGCGGGGCTTCGTGGTCAGCTATGACCGCCAGCACCTGCTGGGCCTGATCTCACCGGGCGAGAGTGTGCGGATAGAGCAGTTCCAGGAGGAGGTGAAGACGCATCTGACGCATTATTTGAAAATCCCTTTTCAGATGATCCATTCCGGGCTGAGTTGTGACTTCCATACGGTGCCGCAGATCGTGAAGCGGATGCGTGAAGCTTCGGCCTTCCAGGGACCGCCGCTAGAACCCATGAAGGGGAGTGGAGAGAAGGCGATTGAAGTGGCGCTGCACTACATCAAGGAGCATTTCTACGAGGAGCTGTCGCTGGAGAGAATCGCTTCGGTGGTGTTCCTGAATCCGGCGTATTTCAGCCAGCTGTTCAAGCAGAAGACGGGGCAGGGGTATAAGGAATACGTCACCTCGCTGCGGCTGGAGCAGGCGAAGCTGCTGCTATTGAACCCGGGGCTGAAGCTGGCCGAGATCGCGGAGCGGGTAGGCTACCAGGACATGCGCCACTTTACCCAAATGTTCCGCAAGAAATACCAGCTGACCCCCACCGAATACCGCCAAGCGGAGAGCATCAGCATTCTTAGGAGCAGGGGTACTCTGTGAGAATGTCTGCTACTTCAATTCTTCCGTTAATCAACAGCTCTGGAAGCGCATTATTGATATTACCTTTCCAGTATTCTCTGGCTTGTTCGATTTTACGGGAGAATGGAGCCGCGTCTTCCATGGGCAACAGACTGCCGTCCCCTTCAAAAATGGCTCCAGTGACTTTAAGTCTCACGATCTGCAACACTTTCCGGTGATACGAATCGAATATGTTTTTCCACATCAGGGCGTCTTCATAGCTCTTCGCTGCGTATAAGCAAGACAAACGTGAAGGATACTCCGGATGTTCCTGTAGCCTAACCATTTCAACGATAACCTCCCGAACCGCTCTGATGGTCTGCTCCGCATACTTAACCGTAACATCTGCATCTTCTTTATCCAATTTCAAACCGTCCTCAGTATAATTGCCGTGCAGGATCTGCATAACGTCTTCACCTTTGGAATTCATCTGTTCTTGCTCGAAAAAGAAACGATACAAGGTGTTTTTCTGCTGGTTGTCAAAATTAATGATTTGATTCAGGGCCATCTTCTTCCGGGTTACAAGGTGGTAAACGTACCTTTCGCTTACTTGCATAGTCGGCCTCCTAGTAGAGCATCAGATTAAAAAGGATGGATAAGCTTGTTAAACCCTGTCAACCCAAAATCTAACGGACCGGAGAGATCTTATCCCCGCGAAAACGCCACTTTTTGCAGCTTAAGGGACTCAGGCGACCTTATAGTCTCTCTCTGAGACGTTTCGGAGCTGACGTGCCAAGGATAAGACCTGTGGAGTCCGTTACTCGCCCAATAGGCGACTTTCTTCCCAAATAAAAGCACCTCAGTCCGTTACGCTAAGCCAAACGCCCTTGAAGAACACCATCAATAATTAACCCAATGCTCCAGCGTGACAGCGCGGGTAAGTCCAATGGATTCGGCGAGGCGGATGGAGGGGAGATTGTTCTCCAGCACCTGATACCTGGGAATGTAGCCCCGCTTGAGGGTGTGGAAGACTGCTGTGCGGACTACGCGCTGTGCCAATCCTCGCTGTCTGGCAGCTTCTATGGTGCGTACGCCGCCAATCTCCCAGATTCGCTCCTCATTGCGGTACACCATACATGTACTGAGTGGCTTATCTCCTTCAAACAACGTCACAGCGAACGCCCCGTCTTCAAAATAATGCGTGATCTCCTCTAGCGAATAATCATTCGCCATCCACAGCGGCAGCAGCCGTTCATCGATAGCTTCACTGACCGTGCAGGCTTCATCTGCGCTGAACCTCTGGCCTTCGGCTGAAGAATAAGAGTAGAGACTGCGGACCCGCCGCAGCGTGAAATACGGTTCCAGTGCCTCCCGGTACGCATCCTCCTGAAGCTTGAAGACCAGGTTGGCGTCCTGCGGCAGCCGCTTGAGCAGGGCCGGGAAGACCTCAGGACTGCTGTAGTCCATCAGTACAACGGTGTCAGCCTCCGGGTAGGTCCGGTGATCATAGCCGAAGGTGGCCGCAGGCATAAGCAGCAGCACGCCCCACTCATCCAGCTGTTCAATCAGCACGCTGTCGATCTGAGCATGATACGCCGTCATCATTTTGAGCAGCGTCACATTCTTCAGCGGGTTCCGGCGTAATTTCTCCATTATGGCTGTATAGTGACTCAAGCGGGATCACTCCTTTTGCTCAGATTCATTGATTGTTCAATATCATTCAGACGCTTGAACAGACTATCGTATTGGGATAACAGTGCGGGATCATCTACCTGGACACCGGATCTGTAAAAAAGGATATCGCCCGTTCCCTCATTGATCCGGCCCCCCGCTTGAAGAATCTGCTTCAAATGTCTGGCGGTTCCGAGACTGCCTGAGATGAAGTCAACCGTATCAGGGAATATCTTCCGCAGGCTTTCCTCGAAGTAGGGGAAATGGGTGCATCCAAGAACCACTGTGCTGTACCGCTCAAGGTCCAAGTCTGCCAGCTCACTAGTCAGGTAGGGAATGATTCTCTCTTCGTCAAAATCAAAGCGCTCCGCAAATTCAACCAGCCCGGGCAGCGGCAGACTGTCTACAATCTCCCCGTGATCGATACGGTGCACCAAATCATGATACTTCTTCTCCTGCAGCGTTAAGCGGGTGGCGAGTACCAGCACCTTCTTCTGCTTGCCCTCCGATTGTTCAACCGCAGGCTTCACTGCCGGCTCAATCCCAAGGACCGGAAAGTCATACCGCTGCCTAAGTTCTTCAATCACAATGCTGGTGGCTGTGTTACACGCGACAACCAACGCTTTTATATGCTGACTGGCCATGAAATCCACCGCTTGCAGGATGTATTCCCTGACTTCGTCTTTCGTCTTCTCTCCATAGGGCACATGGTCGGTATCTGCATAGAAGAGGTAGTCCTCTTGCGGCAAGAGCTTAAGCGCCTGATGAAGCACGGTTAACCCGCCAATGCCGGAGTCAAAAAATCCAATTCGCATACGTCCACTCTTTTCTTGATGATTCTATTCCATAGATTATACTTGTAGGGTATCCATTACGGGATGGGCGTGACTCCAGAGATATTCTATTTCTATCATTAAGTTTATAGTATAACTGCTCTGCACAGCAAAAGACCAGGCTGTTCCCTCATGCAATGGGAGAAGCCTGGTCAGCGAGCATAGCAATGCGTTAATCAGCTCTCGTTCTTAGTAACGCCGTTCAGACTCGGCACGACATCTGCCGCTTTATCAGGAGTCACCATCTGGGGGATTTCGCTGATGCTGGCGTGATTCTGCTGATTGTTTTTTGAATCGGCGCGGTTATCTGCACGGTCATGCTTCGGGTCTGCACTATTCTTGGGCATACTGTTCACCTCCGTCCCTGCGGGTTAGTATGAGATAGCGGTTTGTATTTTATTCCAGTGTGCGGTATAGCTTATAGTCGAAGGAGGAGAAGGATGATGGCGGAGAAGACCAAGGTTGTTGAAGTGGTTCCTTATGATCCGGCCTGGAAGGCGGAGTACAGCAGAATTGAGGCGCGGATGCTGGAGATCGCCGGCGATCTGATTATCCGGTCAGAGCATGTGGGCAGCACCTCGATTGAAGGGCTGTGGGCCAAGCCTGTGATTGATATCGATCTGGTGATGGAGAGCTATGATGTGCTGCCGGAGATCGTCCGCAGACTGCAGGCGTCCGGTTATGAGCATCAGGGCAATCTGGGCATTGAGGGCAGGGAGGCCTTCAAGAGCAACCAGGATGACGGATTCATGAAATACCATCTGTATGTATGTCCCAAGGACGGCAAGGGTTACGTGGAGCATATTCTGTTCCGAGATTATCTGCGCAGCCATCCCGCTGCCCGGGAGGAATATCAGACGGTCAAGCAGCGGCTGGCTGAAGCGTACCGTTATGACATTGATGCTTACTGTGACGGGAAGACGGCGTTTGTGCAGTCTATTTTGAAGAAGGCTTCACAGCAACAAGAATGAGTGAGTGCTTAGCCGGGACGGGTCCAGAACCCCTCTGCGGACGGCTTGTCCGGCAGCACTGCCTCATATACACGTACTCCTGCCGGGTCATGGAATCCGAATGTTCTCCAGCCGTTCAGCTGCGGGGAACCGAAGCAGATATGCAGCTCGCGGGCTGTATTGTCACAGACCATGGACCATA
The window above is part of the Paenibacillus sp. FSL H8-0048 genome. Proteins encoded here:
- a CDS encoding GNAT family N-acetyltransferase, which gives rise to MNSLIRVRLASIADAEALSGLNQEFNGGVRRPPARIIEHLHTNRNECIAVAELNGIIVGFGCAQSLYSFCYEEPYGEITELYVQDTARRKGAARAIITCLEDELRVRGVKRVKVLTGRRNAAAIRTYEDCGYVKDDEQMLEKELADEARPSTP
- a CDS encoding extracellular solute-binding protein, which translates into the protein MVNRKMKQTATVAFAALMAVSLAACGNSDNNANTKAKDTAAPNAATGSGNAAATDAPKDKEVTLTFQNIYPDPATPNYKMIRELTDAYMKEHPNVKIELDTLNTDQQKVKLKTQAASKEVPDITIVNPAAQMKPFVDAGLFAPLNDMLEQNGLKDTYQKGLLDYYSFDNNVYAIPDGNNIEVVYYNKDLFAQAGIAAPPTTFEEMLKDVKILKDKGITPLAIGEKDSWTGSFLFMNILLRTNGGPGFLQDVLDGKKTFEDPAFVEAVDAFQALVQAGAFPDGATSIDANAGGNIFKTGKAAMWSIGSWETGAIDASPVAGKVGAFQFPTVNGKGDPNEFMLAPGSAFAISANSEHLQETKDFLNFFGTQYPKKQFELKNAVGIGQKVDGDLKAAGYSDLAVNIAGLFNQVKGGDLAFDNTMNPATAQVHLSSIQNLFVQKMDSKAVAKEHQAAFEANK
- a CDS encoding carbohydrate ABC transporter permease — its product is MKVLKVPAYTIAVFIVPCLLLYVCLVFVPILVSLYTGLLKWDGLTTSQFVGFGNFKNMFWHDPVFWPSVRRTLLYAVASMLEIPLCLGMAILLNRYLRRANTLVSIYFTPVILSVVIIGQLWKTIYNPTSMGGMLNGVLVSLGLESWTHNWLTEPNIAMYSLYLVSLWQYFGYHLLIQYTGVQNIPDELYEAARIDGADGFKADRYITLPLIIPIFKISIILAFIGSLQAFDLVMVMTGGGPAHATDVISTHMYNSSFLSFKYGYGSAIATFLVVVCLIFTGIINMIFNRLERKFE
- a CDS encoding carbohydrate ABC transporter permease yields the protein MRMLKKGIVYLLFAIPVITQLYPLLWLLLYSLKTNEEILDGSFFSLPHKLQWHNYYEAYTSGSYLKYLSNSVFVTGLTMICVILLASMAAYAISRFRWKYGNVVMTIFLMGMMIPMQATLLPLMIIFKNMHILNTHWSLILPYIAFSTPIAVFILSGFMRAIPHEIEESAFIDGASVYRIFRSIILPVSIPPVMTVCILTFINIWNEYILAATFISSEKLKTLPFGVYTFVSQYSVNYGNIGAFLVMGALPVILIYFFLSNQITKGMVAGAVKG
- a CDS encoding cache domain-containing sensor histidine kinase yields the protein MKLGFHSIHHRLFLLFLFCMSSILLIVSLLYYNRTTDQLHEKIGDLSQKNVAQSAGLFTLLYKGYDALSKSLSNNFEMIRLINEKTDGPAVAYINEQTVTNIIGSIFYSRDDLVGIHVITDRGKIYNYGNYMNVVDPDYRQEDWYRQLQASSGKMVWLGVYPHSLIDQVEDSPVFAFGRQLYDLNEHKPIGIVLYETDPQPVLDALENLKLGTHSQVYLMSPDGRFVTSATDPQPDAARLPKLPASEQVMVQQERGQLVVASKLSFSGWWVMSITPDKDLNVELVELKRYLLIVISALILVSTLIASIVSQTISSPLKKLIREMRQVEVGNFGGMVKVSSYQEINILVASFNRMVRRIEELIERVKLSTVSEKNAELHALQSQVNPHFLYNTLDMIYWMLDEEGNEQLGELVLSLSSMFRYSSQWEDGADVSLSEELEQIGHYLKIISIRLEGRLVIVTDIDECWLNIRVPKMTVQPVIENAVKHGLEPLARQGILKVYTRQEGDHLELIVEDNGDGMNGEQLARLQESLNVDSPDSAGASGREGGKSGIGLQNLHRRLRFMFGEGYGLQIQSFPGEGTQVAIVLPIPVEGELLK
- a CDS encoding response regulator; translated protein: MNILIADDERAIREGIKRTIKQISADHQVFVAGRAEEAVKILEEQHIHIVLTDILMPGMNGLEFMKISKRRYPYVKWIVISAHSEFSYAQEAVRLGARDYLLKPIGKHKLTGLIDSLTTEIQQDNQISRQGERLKASLRFLREGVFQRLASGLDIGNLDIDTFIEDYHSFYLVMIQLEPGDQSARLEHFIVENVLSELIERYGRGFVVSYDRQHLLGLISPGESVRIEQFQEEVKTHLTHYLKIPFQMIHSGLSCDFHTVPQIVKRMREASAFQGPPLEPMKGSGEKAIEVALHYIKEHFYEELSLERIASVVFLNPAYFSQLFKQKTGQGYKEYVTSLRLEQAKLLLLNPGLKLAEIAERVGYQDMRHFTQMFRKKYQLTPTEYRQAESISILRSRGTL
- a CDS encoding DUF2441 domain-containing protein, which produces MQVSERYVYHLVTRKKMALNQIINFDNQQKNTLYRFFFEQEQMNSKGEDVMQILHGNYTEDGLKLDKEDADVTVKYAEQTIRAVREVIVEMVRLQEHPEYPSRLSCLYAAKSYEDALMWKNIFDSYHRKVLQIVRLKVTGAIFEGDGSLLPMEDAAPFSRKIEQAREYWKGNINNALPELLINGRIEVADILTEYPCS
- a CDS encoding GNAT family N-acetyltransferase, encoding MSHYTAIMEKLRRNPLKNVTLLKMMTAYHAQIDSVLIEQLDEWGVLLLMPAATFGYDHRTYPEADTVVLMDYSSPEVFPALLKRLPQDANLVFKLQEDAYREALEPYFTLRRVRSLYSYSSAEGQRFSADEACTVSEAIDERLLPLWMANDYSLEEITHYFEDGAFAVTLFEGDKPLSTCMVYRNEERIWEIGGVRTIEAARQRGLAQRVVRTAVFHTLKRGYIPRYQVLENNLPSIRLAESIGLTRAVTLEHWVNY
- the murI gene encoding glutamate racemase; translation: MRIGFFDSGIGGLTVLHQALKLLPQEDYLFYADTDHVPYGEKTKDEVREYILQAVDFMASQHIKALVVACNTATSIVIEELRQRYDFPVLGIEPAVKPAVEQSEGKQKKVLVLATRLTLQEKKYHDLVHRIDHGEIVDSLPLPGLVEFAERFDFDEERIIPYLTSELADLDLERYSTVVLGCTHFPYFEESLRKIFPDTVDFISGSLGTARHLKQILQAGGRINEGTGDILFYRSGVQVDDPALLSQYDSLFKRLNDIEQSMNLSKRSDPA
- a CDS encoding GrpB family protein → MMAEKTKVVEVVPYDPAWKAEYSRIEARMLEIAGDLIIRSEHVGSTSIEGLWAKPVIDIDLVMESYDVLPEIVRRLQASGYEHQGNLGIEGREAFKSNQDDGFMKYHLYVCPKDGKGYVEHILFRDYLRSHPAAREEYQTVKQRLAEAYRYDIDAYCDGKTAFVQSILKKASQQQE